A genomic stretch from Macaca nemestrina isolate mMacNem1 chromosome 16, mMacNem.hap1, whole genome shotgun sequence includes:
- the LOC105485987 gene encoding protein ZAR1-like, protein MEKPGMNLNEPDQEKEGADEGGRQNKDTNKLARILGCALAPAERMERFVRVPYGLYQGYGNTVPLGQPGLSGHKQPDWRQNMGPPTFLARPGLLVPANAPDYCMDPYKRAQLKAILSQMNPSLSPRLCKPNTKEVGVQVSPRVDKAVQCSLGPRTLSSCSPWDGRDPREALPACGVTSPGTGRRSLIRLRRDGDHAESKALPGPEEASQPQPSPPRSEADRPEKPGQPEESGEKDALCPQETKSKQVPGDAATEPLRRPNFQFLEPKYGYFHCKDCKTRWESAYVWCISGTNKVYFKQLCCKCQKSFNPYRVEAIQCQTCSKSHCSCPQKKRHIDLRRPHRQELCGRCKDKRFSCGNIYSFKHVM, encoded by the exons atggaaaagccaGGAATGAATCTGAACGAACCTGATCAGGAGAAAGAAGGGGCGGATGAAGGAGGAAGGCAAAATAAGGACACAAACAAACTGGCTAGGATATTAGGCTGCGCCTTAGCACCTGCTGAGCGGATGGAGCGCTTTGTCCGTGTTCCCTATGGCTTGTACCAGGGTTATGGAAACACAGTGCCTTTGGGCCAGCCTGGACTCTCAGGGCACAAACAGCCCGACTGGAGGCAAAATATGGGTCCCCCCACTTTTCTGGCCAGGCCAGGGCTGCTGGTACCCGCGAACGCCCCTGACTACTGCATGGACCCTTACAAGAGGGCGCAGCTTAAGGCCATCCTCTCCCAGATGAACCCCAGCCTGAGCCCGCGGCTGTGCAAGCCCAACACCAAGGAGGTGGGCGTGCAGGTGAGCCCGCGGGTGGACAAGGCTGTGCAGTGCTCGCTGGGGCCTCGCACCCTCAGCAGCTGCTCCCCCTGGGACGGCAGAGACCCCCGGGAGGCCCTGCCAGCTTGCGGGGTCACTTCGCCCGGCACCGGCCGCAGGAGCTTGATCCGCCTGCGGAGAGATGGGGACCACGCGGAGAGCAAGGCGCTCCCAGGCCCTGAGGAGGCCAGCCAGCCGCAGCCATCACCACCGAGGTCAGAAGCTGACAGGCCGGAGAAACCTGGGCAGCCGGAGGAATCGGGGGAGAAAGACGCCCTGTGCCCTCAGGAAACGAAGAGCAAGCAGGTGCCGGGAGACGCCGCCACGGAGCCTCTCCGGAGGCCCAACTTCCAG tttttggaaCCCAAATATGGCTATTTTCACTGTAAAGATTGTAAGACCAGGTGGGAGAGTGCTTACGTGTGGTGCATTTCCGGAACGAACAAG GTTTATTTCAAACAACTCTGTTGTAAATGCCAAAAGAGTTTTAACCCTTATCGAGTAGAAGCAATCCAATGTCAG ACCTGCTCAAAGTCTCATTGTTCCTGTCctcaaaagaaaagacacatCGATCTAAGGAGGCCTCATCGACAAGAACTGTGTGGTCGCTGCAAAGACAAGAGATTCTCCTGTGGCAATATTTACAGCTTTAAACATGTGATGTAA